From Companilactobacillus heilongjiangensis, one genomic window encodes:
- the dprA gene encoding DNA-processing protein DprA translates to MTGMMSNQIMLNIIKISINSANLESEAYEFLENIWDRGKFNQFLLLLERSPEVLPPAINYLDDEYPQLLRTIYNPPALLFFSGKIALLKTDCIAIVGARKATDYSFRCIGGLVPRLVNRYTIVSGLARGVDSWAHQHTLKNHGQTIAVTGCGLDLVYPPENLDLQQQIMNNGLVISEYPPKMPADRFHFPQRNRIIAGLSQKVIITEARKRSGSLITASLALENNREVLAIPGPIDRSLSVGCNRLIEEGATPLINFNNL, encoded by the coding sequence ATGACTGGCATGATGTCCAATCAGATAATGCTAAATATTATAAAAATTTCAATAAATAGTGCTAATCTAGAATCTGAGGCATATGAATTTTTGGAAAATATTTGGGATCGTGGCAAATTTAACCAGTTTCTACTATTATTAGAACGTTCTCCAGAAGTTTTACCGCCAGCAATTAATTATCTGGATGACGAGTATCCGCAACTATTAAGAACTATTTATAATCCACCTGCGCTCTTGTTTTTTTCAGGAAAGATTGCTTTACTTAAAACTGATTGTATTGCCATCGTTGGTGCACGCAAAGCGACAGATTACAGTTTTCGTTGCATTGGCGGGCTTGTCCCACGTTTAGTAAATCGTTATACTATTGTGAGCGGTTTAGCAAGAGGCGTGGATTCTTGGGCACATCAACATACGCTTAAGAATCACGGACAGACAATCGCTGTCACTGGCTGTGGTCTGGATTTGGTTTATCCTCCAGAAAATCTTGATTTACAGCAGCAAATTATGAATAATGGTTTGGTAATCAGTGAATATCCACCTAAAATGCCAGCAGATCGATTCCATTTCCCCCAAAGAAATCGGATCATTGCTGGCTTGAGTCAGAAAGTTATCATTACCGAGGCTAGAAAAAGAAGTGGTTCTTTAATTACCGCTAGTCTAGCTTTGGAAAATAATCGTGAGGTTCTGGCGATTCCTGGTCCAATCGATAGATCGTTGTCTGTTGGTTGTAACCGGTTAATTGAAGAAGGAGCCACACCTTTAATCAACTTTAATAATTTATAA
- the topA gene encoding type I DNA topoisomerase, translating into MPSTKQKNLVIVESPSKAKTIEKYLGRNYHVVASLGHVRDLPKSQMGVDIEHDYEPKYISIRGKGPVIKDLKKEAKKAKRVYLAADPDREGEAIAWHVSHLLGLEDDGKNRVVFNEITKDTVKQAFKSPRSIDMNLVDAQQARRVLDRLVGYSISPILWAKVKKGLSAGRVQSIALKLVIERENDIKKFIPEEYWTIESVFKHDKDKFKANFYGLNGKKAELKDNAQVQEVLGKIDKKKDFNIDKVTKKERKRMPAAPFTTSSLQQEANKRLNFKTRKTMMIAQQLYEGINLGRKEGTVGLITYMRTDSKRISKVAEAEASKFIHEEYGEPFAIVKERKDKNQEGAQDAHEAIRPSSVFRTPASLKEILSRDQFRLYSLIWSRFVASQMTPAVFDTMTVDLSQNGVMFRANGSKIKFEGYRKVYQSTSDTSKKDNILPELNEGDSAKLQKNDPAQHFTQPPARFTEASLVKALEENGVGRPSTYAPTIDTIQRRYYVKLNGKSFEPTELGEIVDNLIQDYFPDIVNIDFTAHLEDELDEIEEGKEDWVKVVDHYYKPFAKELESAEDKIEKVQIKDEPAGMDCDICGAPMVIKMGRYGKFYACSRFPDCRNTKPIVKEIGVVCPKCKKGQVIERKSKKNRIFYGCSRYPDCDFVSWDKPIGRDCPKDGHYLVEKKVKGGRQVICPNGDYEEDIQK; encoded by the coding sequence GTGCCATCAACTAAGCAAAAGAATTTGGTGATTGTTGAATCACCTTCAAAAGCAAAAACTATCGAAAAATATTTGGGACGTAATTATCACGTAGTTGCCAGTTTGGGTCACGTTCGTGATTTACCTAAGAGTCAGATGGGTGTCGACATCGAACATGACTACGAACCAAAATATATTTCTATTCGTGGTAAAGGTCCAGTTATAAAAGATCTCAAAAAAGAAGCAAAAAAAGCCAAACGTGTTTATCTGGCAGCCGATCCGGATCGTGAAGGGGAAGCCATTGCCTGGCATGTCTCACATTTACTAGGTTTGGAAGATGACGGAAAGAACCGTGTTGTCTTTAACGAAATTACTAAAGACACCGTTAAACAAGCTTTTAAATCACCTCGTTCAATCGATATGAACCTCGTTGATGCTCAACAAGCACGTCGTGTTTTAGATCGTTTGGTAGGTTACTCAATTTCCCCAATCCTTTGGGCTAAAGTTAAGAAAGGCCTCAGTGCCGGTCGTGTTCAATCAATCGCTTTGAAATTAGTGATTGAACGTGAAAATGACATCAAGAAGTTTATTCCTGAAGAGTACTGGACTATTGAATCAGTTTTCAAACATGATAAAGATAAATTCAAAGCTAACTTTTACGGATTAAACGGTAAAAAGGCTGAATTAAAAGATAATGCTCAAGTACAAGAAGTATTGGGTAAAATCGATAAGAAAAAAGATTTCAATATTGATAAAGTTACTAAAAAAGAACGTAAACGTATGCCAGCTGCTCCATTTACAACTAGTTCGTTGCAACAGGAAGCTAACAAACGTTTAAACTTCAAGACTCGTAAGACCATGATGATTGCTCAACAACTATATGAAGGAATCAACTTGGGACGTAAGGAAGGTACTGTTGGTTTAATTACTTATATGCGTACTGATTCCAAGCGTATTTCAAAAGTCGCTGAAGCAGAAGCTTCTAAGTTTATTCATGAAGAATACGGTGAACCTTTCGCAATCGTCAAAGAACGTAAGGATAAGAACCAAGAAGGTGCACAAGATGCCCATGAAGCTATCCGTCCATCTTCAGTATTCCGTACACCAGCTTCACTAAAAGAAATTCTTAGCCGAGACCAATTCAGGCTTTACAGCTTGATCTGGTCAAGATTCGTTGCCAGCCAAATGACACCAGCTGTTTTCGATACAATGACAGTTGACTTGTCACAAAATGGCGTAATGTTTAGAGCTAACGGTTCAAAAATTAAGTTTGAAGGTTACCGCAAGGTTTACCAAAGCACATCTGATACTTCTAAGAAGGATAATATTCTTCCTGAATTAAACGAAGGCGACAGTGCTAAATTACAAAAGAACGATCCAGCACAACATTTTACTCAACCACCTGCAAGATTTACTGAAGCATCACTTGTTAAGGCTTTGGAAGAAAATGGTGTTGGTCGTCCATCAACTTATGCACCAACAATTGATACGATTCAACGTCGTTACTATGTTAAATTGAATGGTAAGAGTTTTGAACCAACTGAATTAGGTGAAATAGTTGATAATTTAATTCAAGATTATTTCCCAGATATCGTTAATATCGACTTTACTGCTCATTTGGAAGATGAACTCGATGAGATTGAAGAAGGCAAAGAGGATTGGGTCAAGGTTGTTGACCACTATTACAAGCCTTTTGCTAAAGAACTTGAATCAGCTGAAGATAAAATCGAAAAGGTCCAAATCAAAGATGAACCAGCCGGCATGGATTGTGATATCTGTGGTGCACCAATGGTTATCAAAATGGGTCGTTACGGTAAGTTCTACGCTTGTTCACGTTTCCCAGATTGTCGTAATACTAAGCCAATCGTTAAAGAAATCGGTGTTGTTTGTCCTAAATGTAAGAAAGGCCAAGTTATTGAAAGAAAATCAAAGAAGAATCGTATTTTCTATGGTTGTTCAAGATATCCTGACTGTGACTTCGTTTCATGGGATAAACCAATCGGTCGTGATTGTCCTAAAGATGGCCACTACCTTGTTGAAAAGAAGGTTAAGGGTGGTCGTCAAGTAATTTGTCCAAACGGAGATTATGAAGAGGATATTCAAAAGTAA
- the xerC gene encoding tyrosine recombinase XerC, whose amino-acid sequence MKEKKLIDKFVDNLMINHRYSEETKKSYLEDIDNFVSFLNQNGGFHGFTKVTRIDVDTYLTYLDEKNYADETIARRISALRSFYNFLVKNKFIKANPFDLVQLRHKGRKLPHFFYEKEMTQLFEAVKGNDPLSQRNSALLELLYATGMRVSECANLLIDQLDFSNEIVLIHGKGDKDRYVPFGSYAKSALETYFDQGRKTLMLKNHQDHEYVFVNSRGKNLTSRGIEYILDQIIKKTSLTSDIHPHMIRHTFATHMLDHGADLRTVQELLGHSSLSTTQIYTHVTMEHLQNDYKKYFPR is encoded by the coding sequence ATGAAAGAAAAAAAATTAATCGATAAATTTGTTGATAATTTAATGATTAATCATCGCTACTCGGAAGAAACAAAAAAATCTTATTTAGAAGATATAGATAATTTTGTTTCTTTTTTAAACCAAAATGGTGGATTCCATGGATTCACTAAGGTGACGCGTATCGATGTCGATACATATTTGACATATTTAGATGAAAAAAACTATGCGGATGAAACAATTGCCCGTAGAATCTCCGCATTGCGGTCCTTTTACAACTTCTTAGTCAAAAATAAATTCATCAAGGCAAATCCCTTTGATTTAGTACAATTGCGTCACAAAGGCCGTAAATTGCCCCATTTCTTTTACGAAAAAGAGATGACGCAACTGTTCGAAGCAGTCAAAGGGAATGACCCACTTTCCCAAAGAAATTCAGCATTATTAGAATTGCTCTATGCCACTGGCATGCGAGTGAGTGAGTGTGCTAATCTATTAATAGATCAACTGGATTTTTCTAATGAAATAGTTTTAATTCATGGTAAAGGCGACAAGGACCGCTATGTGCCCTTTGGAAGCTATGCTAAGAGTGCATTAGAGACTTATTTTGATCAAGGTAGAAAGACGTTGATGCTTAAAAACCATCAAGATCACGAGTACGTTTTTGTAAATAGTCGTGGTAAAAATTTGACTAGTCGTGGAATCGAATATATTTTGGATCAGATAATCAAGAAAACTAGCTTGACATCCGATATACATCCGCATATGATACGTCATACATTTGCCACACACATGCTTGATCATGGTGCTGATTTGCGGACGGTTCAAGAGTTACTGGGACACTCCAGCCTTTCAACCACGCAGATATACACTCATGTGACAATGGAACATTTACAAAATGATTATAAAAAATATTTTCCAAGATAA
- the hslV gene encoding HslVU peptidase proteolytic subunit, translated as MTTIVAVKHDGHTAIAGDGQVTLGEKYIMKGSAHKVRRIFDDKVVIGFAGGVADAITLQDWLEKKLKAYSGNLKRAAVELAQDWRKDPTLQKLEAMLIAMDKDNLLLISGSGEVIEPDEDVVSIGSGGNFAQAAAIAMQRHAKDMDAQQIAVEAIKIASSIDIFTNENIISDKF; from the coding sequence ATGACTACAATAGTTGCTGTTAAACATGACGGTCACACTGCGATTGCCGGTGATGGTCAAGTTACATTAGGTGAAAAATATATTATGAAGGGCTCAGCTCACAAAGTAAGACGTATCTTTGACGATAAAGTCGTTATTGGTTTTGCTGGTGGTGTTGCTGACGCAATTACACTTCAAGATTGGCTAGAAAAGAAACTTAAAGCATATTCAGGTAATTTGAAACGTGCTGCAGTTGAATTAGCTCAAGATTGGCGTAAGGATCCAACCTTACAAAAACTCGAAGCAATGTTGATTGCAATGGATAAGGATAATTTGTTACTTATCTCTGGTAGCGGTGAAGTTATCGAACCTGACGAAGATGTTGTTTCAATTGGTTCTGGTGGTAACTTTGCGCAAGCTGCTGCGATTGCTATGCAACGTCATGCAAAAGATATGGACGCCCAACAAATTGCTGTAGAAGCAATTAAGATTGCATCAAGTATTGATATTTTTACAAACGAAAATATTATTTCCGATAAATTTTAG
- the hslU gene encoding ATP-dependent protease ATPase subunit HslU: MDTLTPKEIVAKLDDYIIGQTDAKKAVAIALYNRYRRMQVPAKLQAEITPKNLMMIGPTGVGKTEIARRLAKIVNAPFVKVEATKFTEVGYVGRDVESMVRDLVSVAVTMVEKEKFDEIRPEVRRDVDKKLVKLLAPGVKKEQRQNNNNDFMSMLNNMQNGGQGLGNIFNNAGDTVDEDPDANADVTDEVRDQRLSVKEQLDKGLLENEEVTIKVEESKKVGAMGDQMGQMGIDMSGMMDSLVPKKTITRTLPVKEARELLIQQESQKRVDHDEIYQKAIERTQNNGIIFIDEFDKIAAGDKRNSGEVSREGVQRDILPIVEGSQIATKYGPVDTDHILFIASGAFAESKPSDLIAELQGRFPIRVELNDLTEDDFIQILTKPDNALTKQYVALTRADGIHLTFTKESVEEIAKIAFELNNSNQNIGARRLSTVLEKILADILYEGPDMQMGDITITREYVHEQVGKIASDQDLSRYIL, from the coding sequence ATGGACACATTAACCCCAAAAGAAATTGTTGCTAAACTAGATGATTATATTATTGGTCAAACCGATGCTAAGAAAGCCGTAGCGATTGCTTTATACAACCGTTACCGTCGGATGCAAGTACCTGCAAAATTGCAAGCTGAAATCACACCAAAGAATTTGATGATGATTGGACCTACTGGTGTTGGTAAAACTGAAATTGCTCGTCGTTTGGCAAAAATTGTCAACGCACCTTTTGTAAAGGTTGAAGCAACTAAGTTTACTGAAGTTGGTTATGTCGGTCGTGACGTTGAATCAATGGTTCGTGACTTGGTTAGCGTTGCAGTAACAATGGTCGAAAAAGAAAAATTCGACGAAATCAGACCTGAAGTTCGTCGCGATGTTGACAAGAAATTGGTCAAGTTGCTCGCTCCTGGTGTTAAAAAAGAACAACGTCAAAATAATAACAACGACTTCATGAGCATGCTCAACAACATGCAAAATGGTGGTCAAGGTTTAGGTAATATCTTCAATAACGCTGGCGATACAGTGGATGAAGATCCTGATGCTAATGCTGATGTAACTGATGAAGTACGTGATCAACGTTTGTCAGTTAAAGAACAACTTGATAAAGGTTTGCTTGAAAATGAAGAAGTAACTATCAAAGTTGAAGAGTCTAAAAAAGTTGGTGCCATGGGCGACCAAATGGGTCAAATGGGTATCGACATGTCAGGCATGATGGATTCTTTGGTACCTAAGAAGACCATTACTAGAACATTGCCAGTTAAGGAAGCACGTGAATTGTTGATTCAACAAGAATCACAAAAACGTGTTGACCATGATGAAATTTATCAAAAAGCTATTGAAAGAACTCAAAATAACGGAATTATCTTTATTGATGAGTTTGATAAGATTGCTGCTGGCGACAAACGTAATTCTGGTGAAGTTTCTCGTGAAGGTGTGCAACGTGATATCTTGCCTATCGTTGAAGGTTCACAAATTGCTACTAAATATGGTCCCGTTGATACAGACCACATTTTATTCATTGCTTCTGGTGCTTTTGCCGAAAGTAAACCTAGCGATTTGATTGCTGAACTTCAAGGACGTTTCCCAATCCGTGTTGAATTGAATGACTTGACTGAAGACGATTTCATTCAAATTTTGACAAAACCAGACAATGCTTTGACAAAGCAATATGTAGCGCTTACAAGAGCGGACGGAATACATTTAACTTTTACTAAAGAATCTGTCGAAGAGATTGCAAAAATTGCTTTTGAATTGAATAATAGTAATCAGAATATCGGTGCAAGACGTCTTTCTACTGTCTTGGAAAAAATCTTGGCAGATATTTTGTATGAAGGACCTGATATGCAAATGGGCGATATAACCATTACTCGTGAATATGTCCACGAACAAGTTGGTAAGATTGCTTCAGATCAAGATCTTTCACGTTATATTCTTTAG
- a CDS encoding aldose 1-epimerase family protein, with amino-acid sequence MTVYQLKNDFLTLKVNSLGAEMNSIKNNEDSEFIWQADPKVWGRHAPVLFPIVGRLKDDHYFVDDKEYKMTQHGFARDQEFALDSQTDSKLVLSLTTSEASLAKYPYHFKLRIVYQLVKDTVQISYLVDSMEESEDMYFSIGAHPGFEVPFDKGLNFEDYKVTVDPAETRTHIPIDNHLVNLNGETKVENQNFPMTRDYFVDDAVVYRLNEPAEVTIASDKSDHKLTLDTGNAKFFGMWSTYPDENGKFMCIEPWWGLADKTDSDNNLKNKYAINKLAPKEQFEAYFSISVK; translated from the coding sequence ATGACAGTTTATCAATTGAAGAACGACTTCTTAACATTAAAGGTTAATTCTTTAGGTGCTGAAATGAACAGCATCAAGAATAACGAAGATTCAGAATTTATCTGGCAAGCAGATCCAAAAGTTTGGGGACGCCATGCACCTGTATTATTCCCAATTGTTGGACGTTTAAAGGATGACCATTACTTTGTTGACGACAAAGAATACAAGATGACACAACACGGTTTTGCTCGTGATCAAGAATTTGCTCTTGATTCACAAACAGATTCAAAATTAGTTTTGAGTTTGACAACTAGTGAAGCTAGTCTTGCTAAGTATCCATATCACTTCAAGTTGAGAATTGTTTATCAACTAGTTAAGGATACTGTTCAAATTTCTTATTTAGTTGACAGTATGGAAGAATCAGAAGATATGTACTTCTCAATTGGTGCACATCCCGGATTCGAAGTACCTTTCGATAAAGGTCTTAACTTCGAAGATTATAAAGTTACTGTTGATCCAGCCGAAACAAGAACTCATATTCCAATCGACAACCACTTAGTTAACCTAAATGGCGAAACAAAGGTTGAAAATCAAAACTTCCCAATGACACGTGACTACTTTGTTGATGATGCTGTTGTTTACCGTTTGAATGAACCAGCAGAAGTAACAATTGCTAGTGACAAGTCAGATCACAAGTTGACACTAGATACTGGTAACGCTAAGTTCTTCGGTATGTGGTCAACATATCCTGATGAGAATGGTAAGTTTATGTGTATCGAACCTTGGTGGGGACTTGCAGATAAGACTGACTCAGATAACAATCTTAAAAATAAATATGCTATTAACAAATTGGCTCCTAAGGAACAATTCGAGGCATACTTCAGCATTTCCGTCAAATAG
- a CDS encoding Fic family protein: MKLADKYNLTVKENTFVVKKNLVALIHSNSKFEGINTTLPQTKTIVEGMGVSGVSIEAIGVIVNLKRGWEYVINSTDKFDNNLVRKINGIVARDDDIDSVAIRTGNIQISGVDYEPKIPTEEELISDINMYTHNESESKTQNIIELMYKMMRKQYFWDGNKRTAILFANYYMIRNGLGVLNINEQQMEEFNELLSAYYNSNDMTVILRWTYDNCIYGIDR, translated from the coding sequence ATGAAGCTTGCTGATAAATATAATTTAACAGTTAAAGAAAATACTTTTGTAGTCAAGAAAAATCTTGTGGCATTAATACATTCAAATTCTAAATTCGAAGGTATTAATACGACATTGCCGCAAACAAAAACAATTGTTGAAGGTATGGGCGTCTCAGGGGTGAGTATTGAAGCAATAGGTGTAATTGTTAATTTGAAACGTGGTTGGGAGTACGTTATTAACTCAACTGACAAATTTGATAATAATTTGGTGAGGAAAATAAATGGAATAGTTGCTAGGGATGATGATATTGATTCTGTAGCTATAAGAACTGGGAATATTCAAATCAGTGGGGTTGATTATGAACCCAAAATACCGACTGAGGAAGAATTAATCAGTGACATAAATATGTATACTCACAATGAATCTGAGTCCAAAACTCAAAATATCATTGAACTGATGTACAAAATGATGCGAAAGCAATATTTCTGGGATGGTAATAAGAGAACGGCTATTTTATTTGCAAATTATTATATGATTAGAAATGGGTTAGGCGTTCTAAATATTAATGAGCAGCAGATGGAAGAATTCAATGAACTGCTTTCAGCTTATTATAATAGCAACGATATGACCGTAATATTACGGTGGACATATGATAATTGTATTTATGGGATTGATCGTTAA
- a CDS encoding DUF3862 domain-containing protein, with protein MDFNNNLPTRAEFRRSLKHKKKHFYKRWWFWTIIVILLLAGGGIGGMKMTKTGPFSQTTKVSKSKKTTKKKVAKKPGVTFAQYSGIFLNETSGTPIKTVQRLLGRPSSTSTSTANNAKTEVNTWNNIENGELGSSLKVTFANGHAIAKAISGLKAVRSEKLGLDAYSSVQNGMEESTVLTNVGKPNGYSESFSSDKTSKSFTYSSGVSGSTGANFVVNFTNGTVSGKSQTGMK; from the coding sequence ATGGACTTTAACAATAATTTGCCTACAAGAGCGGAATTTCGCCGTTCTTTAAAACATAAAAAGAAACATTTTTATAAACGGTGGTGGTTTTGGACTATCATCGTAATTCTTTTACTAGCTGGTGGTGGCATCGGCGGGATGAAAATGACTAAAACTGGTCCATTCAGTCAAACTACTAAGGTTTCGAAGTCAAAGAAAACTACTAAAAAGAAAGTAGCCAAGAAGCCTGGCGTTACATTTGCCCAATACAGCGGTATTTTTCTCAACGAAACTAGTGGTACACCAATCAAAACTGTTCAACGATTACTTGGAAGGCCATCTTCGACATCCACTTCAACAGCCAATAATGCTAAAACTGAAGTCAATACTTGGAATAACATCGAAAATGGTGAACTTGGATCAAGTCTGAAAGTTACCTTTGCTAATGGTCATGCGATTGCTAAAGCCATCAGTGGTCTCAAAGCTGTTCGTTCTGAGAAATTAGGTCTGGATGCTTATAGTTCGGTTCAAAATGGTATGGAAGAAAGTACTGTCCTAACTAACGTCGGCAAGCCTAACGGTTATAGCGAGTCATTCAGTTCTGACAAGACATCTAAGAGCTTTACGTACTCTTCTGGTGTATCTGGTAGTACTGGAGCTAACTTCGTTGTTAACTTCACTAATGGAACTGTCAGCGGTAAGAGTCAGACAGGAATGAAATAA
- the plsY gene encoding glycerol-3-phosphate 1-O-acyltransferase PlsY gives MKLLICVILAYLIGSFPTAYIIAKVFFHKNIFEYGSGNVGTTNAYRVLGKVAGTVVLVIDILKGTLGALMPVFFGLNRHLILFVGICAVIGHCYSIFLKFRGGKAVATSAGILLAYNPLLFVICFIVLASIVYITSMVSVASLTTVLFFTIATLFLHDWILTAVAAIVTVIIYYRHIPNIKRLLKGQENLVPIGLRYKKQQREAQEKTHK, from the coding sequence ATGAAACTTCTCATTTGTGTAATTTTAGCCTACCTAATTGGCTCATTTCCAACCGCTTATATAATAGCAAAAGTATTTTTCCACAAAAATATTTTTGAATACGGGAGTGGAAATGTCGGAACAACTAACGCTTACCGAGTTCTTGGTAAAGTCGCTGGAACAGTCGTTTTAGTGATCGATATCTTAAAAGGAACTCTGGGTGCATTAATGCCCGTCTTCTTTGGGCTAAATCGTCATCTAATTCTTTTCGTCGGAATCTGTGCCGTTATTGGACACTGTTACTCAATTTTCTTGAAATTCCGAGGTGGTAAAGCCGTTGCCACTAGTGCTGGTATCTTGCTCGCCTATAATCCCCTACTTTTCGTGATTTGCTTTATCGTTCTAGCTTCAATCGTTTATATCACAAGTATGGTCAGTGTAGCTAGTCTTACAACCGTTCTATTCTTTACGATTGCGACACTATTCTTACACGATTGGATCCTAACAGCTGTCGCTGCAATTGTTACTGTCATTATTTATTATCGTCATATTCCTAATATCAAGCGACTTTTGAAGGGTCAAGAAAACCTCGTCCCAATTGGATTACGGTACAAAAAGCAACAACGCGAAGCTCAAGAAAAAACTCATAAGTAA
- the parE gene encoding DNA topoisomerase IV subunit B: MPKSSYDDSSIQILEGLEAVRKRPGMYIGSTDSRGLHHLVYEIVDNAVDEALSGFGKEINVTINKDSSITVVDHGRGMPTGMHASGKPTIEVILTVLHAGGKFSENSYKTSGGLHGVGSSVVNALSEWMTVRVVRDGKVYEERFENGGHPVGTLKKTGTTKEGSGTTISFKPDKTIFQTTKFNYDTLAERLRESAFLLKGVKFTITDKRGEEEKQDVFHYEDGIQSFVKYLNEDKDTLGGIFYIEGENSQIEIEFSGQYNDGYSENIISFVNNVRTADGGTHEAGMKSGLTKAFNDYARKVGLLKENSKNLEGSDVREGLSAIISVRIPEEILQFEGQTKGKLGTPQARSAVDQLVYEQMSFYLLENGEQAQMLVKKALKAREARDAARKARESTRSGKKNKKTDGLLSGKLTPAQSKNSDKNELFLVEGDSAGGSAKQGRDRKFQAILPLRGKVLNTQKAKLEDIYKNEEINTMIYTIGAGVGADFKLEDRNYDKVIIMTDADDDGSHIQILLLTFFYRYMRPLVESGHVYIALSPLYKLQKGKGAKTQIKYAWTPDELQAGIKQMGKGYDLQRFKGLGEMNADQLWKTTMDPENRILIRVNIDDAALAERRVTTLMGDKVKPRRDWIENNVRFNGTEEGDNILEKVDDETDPIDSKIVDDLLNKE; encoded by the coding sequence ATGCCAAAATCATCTTATGATGATTCGTCAATTCAAATCCTTGAAGGATTAGAAGCTGTACGAAAAAGACCTGGTATGTACATTGGTTCCACTGATTCACGTGGATTACATCACCTTGTCTATGAAATCGTTGATAATGCGGTCGATGAAGCTTTATCAGGATTTGGTAAAGAGATCAATGTCACAATCAACAAAGATAGCAGCATTACGGTAGTTGACCATGGACGTGGGATGCCAACAGGGATGCATGCTTCTGGTAAGCCAACGATTGAAGTTATCCTAACAGTACTTCATGCTGGTGGTAAATTCTCAGAAAATAGTTACAAAACGTCTGGTGGTCTGCACGGTGTAGGTTCATCAGTTGTTAATGCTTTGTCAGAGTGGATGACAGTTCGTGTTGTTCGTGACGGCAAAGTTTATGAAGAACGCTTTGAGAATGGTGGTCACCCAGTTGGAACCTTGAAGAAGACTGGTACTACCAAAGAAGGTAGCGGAACAACAATTAGCTTTAAGCCTGATAAGACTATTTTTCAGACAACAAAGTTTAATTATGACACCTTAGCCGAACGTTTGCGTGAGTCAGCATTCTTGCTCAAGGGTGTTAAGTTCACTATCACTGACAAACGTGGCGAAGAAGAGAAACAGGATGTTTTCCATTATGAAGATGGGATTCAATCATTCGTTAAGTATTTGAACGAGGACAAAGATACACTTGGTGGCATCTTCTATATCGAAGGTGAGAATTCCCAAATCGAAATCGAGTTCTCCGGTCAATACAACGATGGTTATTCTGAAAATATTATCTCCTTCGTTAATAATGTTCGTACTGCTGATGGTGGGACGCACGAAGCCGGAATGAAGTCTGGTTTAACAAAAGCTTTCAACGACTATGCTCGTAAAGTTGGCTTATTGAAGGAAAATAGTAAGAACCTCGAGGGTAGTGATGTCCGTGAAGGGCTCTCAGCTATTATTTCCGTGCGTATTCCTGAAGAAATTCTTCAATTTGAAGGTCAAACTAAAGGTAAGCTAGGTACTCCTCAAGCACGTTCTGCTGTGGATCAACTAGTTTACGAACAAATGAGTTTCTACTTGCTAGAGAATGGTGAGCAAGCTCAGATGTTAGTTAAAAAGGCTTTGAAGGCTCGTGAAGCTCGAGATGCCGCTAGAAAAGCGCGTGAGAGCACTCGTAGTGGTAAGAAGAACAAGAAGACTGATGGTCTATTGTCTGGTAAGTTGACACCTGCTCAATCAAAGAACTCAGATAAGAATGAACTATTCTTAGTCGAGGGTGATTCTGCCGGTGGTTCTGCTAAGCAAGGCCGTGATCGAAAGTTCCAAGCTATCTTGCCATTACGTGGTAAGGTTTTAAATACTCAAAAAGCTAAACTTGAAGATATTTACAAGAACGAAGAAATCAATACGATGATCTATACGATTGGTGCTGGTGTAGGAGCGGACTTTAAACTTGAAGACCGTAACTATGACAAAGTTATTATCATGACTGATGCCGATGATGATGGTTCACATATCCAAATCTTGTTGTTGACCTTCTTCTATCGCTACATGCGTCCATTAGTTGAGTCAGGACATGTTTACATTGCCTTGTCACCACTTTACAAGCTTCAAAAAGGTAAGGGTGCTAAGACTCAAATTAAGTACGCTTGGACTCCTGATGAATTACAAGCAGGAATTAAGCAAATGGGTAAAGGATATGACCTGCAACGATTCAAAGGTCTTGGTGAAATGAATGCCGATCAATTATGGAAGACAACTATGGATCCAGAAAATCGTATTTTGATCAGAGTTAATATCGATGATGCAGCGTTAGCTGAACGTCGAGTAACTACATTGATGGGTGATAAAGTTAAGCCACGTCGTGACTGGATCGAAAATAATGTTCGTTTCAATGGTACCGAAGAAGGGGACAATATTTTGGAAAAAGTCGATGATGAGACTGACCCCATCGATAGTAAAATCGTTGACGATTTATTGAATAAGGAATAG